The window CATTGTTGCCATAGTCAGGGGGAGAGCCAGAAACTTAAGTACAGGTTTTACAAAAGTGTTGATAAGCGCCAGCAAGAGCGTAACAATAAAGGCCGGCACCAGTCCATTAAACTCAATATCGGGCACGATAATGCCTACAAACATAATGGCGATGAAAAAAGTCAACAAGCGCTTGGCAAACACAATGAAGTCCATAAGGGTAAGTCGGTTGCGATGTGAAGAGCGAAGATACTAAAAAAATGCTGCCATCTAGCTGTAACGCACAAAAATAGCCTGTAGGTACAAGACCTACAGGCTTTTATTGTTCGTCGGGGTGGCGAGATTTGAACTCACGACCCCTTGCACCCCATGCAAGTGCGCTACCGGGCTGCGCTACACCCCGAACAATGATTGCTTAAAAAAGCAACCCCTTTTGGGACTGCAAATATAGCAACACAGTGCTGAATTTTGCAAGTGTTCGG of the Eisenibacter elegans DSM 3317 genome contains:
- a CDS encoding phage holin family protein; its protein translation is MDFIVFAKRLLTFFIAIMFVGIIVPDIEFNGLVPAFIVTLLLALINTFVKPVLKFLALPLTMATMGFFPLLLNLVIVYLLADFVPGFSVGGILWVFLFSSLLSVVLWFVDRLVRAV